The Planctomycetaceae bacterium genomic sequence CCGCTTCCGGACGTCGTAATGGATTCCAGAACGAACCTTAAAAGCCGCAGCGTCGAACCGATCATCGCGACGGAAAAGGCCAGGACGCCACAGCCCAGAATGGTGTGCGAAGTCCCTTCGGTCAGGTCAACCGCGTACCAGGCGTCAGCGACGGCAATGGCACTGATCCGCAGAACGTTGCTGACGATGCTCCACCACGCCACCGACGGCAGCAACAGACAGGCCACCACGGCCCGAGGCCGAACCGCAGCGACATACAGCAGCGCCACCGCCATCAGCGTGTAGAAGGAACTGACACCGCTGCAGGCTTCTTCGACGAACAGGCGGCGGTTCGGCAGTTCCAGAACGTTGCCGCTCATCAGGTGGTCAATCTGCAGGGCATCCAGCACACCGCTGGCACCCTGCGATGAAAGCCGCTGCAGCTTTTGAACGAGCGTTGCGTCGAACCCCAGCGGCAGTGGAATCAGAATCACCAGCGTCCGCCAGAGCGATCGCAGAATCGGAAGTTCCGCCAGCAGGGCATCTCCCAGCAGTAAGGCTGAAACCGCCGCCAGCCAGGAGGAACGCATCCAGACCGAAAACCCCAGCGTCAGCAGGGCCAGTCCGGCGGACACCAGCCCGGTATGCCAGTTCTCGCGACACAGGTCGCCGATTTCACTGCGATGCTGCCACGCAACAAACATCAGCGCAACGAAGAATACCGGAAAGAACTGAAAATAGTCGCGCTGCCACAGTCGCTGCCCGTGAGCCGTCAGCGGCACGGCGTACGCAACGACCGCACACGCGACGAACCACGCCCAGGACGCGTCCGGCAGTGTCCGTGAAATGGAACGTTGCGCCGCCATCACGCCATCGTGGATCCGGACACTCCGGCAATCCTGACCAGCCGCTTCTTTCGCCG encodes the following:
- the xrtU gene encoding exosortase U — translated: MAAQRSISRTLPDASWAWFVACAVVAYAVPLTAHGQRLWQRDYFQFFPVFFVALMFVAWQHRSEIGDLCRENWHTGLVSAGLALLTLGFSVWMRSSWLAAVSALLLGDALLAELPILRSLWRTLVILIPLPLGFDATLVQKLQRLSSQGASGVLDALQIDHLMSGNVLELPNRRLFVEEACSGVSSFYTLMAVALLYVAAVRPRAVVACLLLPSVAWWSIVSNVLRISAIAVADAWYAVDLTEGTSHTILGCGVLAFSVAMIGSTLRLLRFVLESITTSGSGITEQPGARILTPIALWNLLTVTDRRLLPGHVGDSRRGMSLRRRTLLRTLAVCVVAAPVANAMLLVGARSHANGAGTRRGAVLPSLPENLFADAARGLSVVGVEDTVERQGLPRRQFGPQSRTWTLQQEDRTIVVSVDGPFSEWHDQRVSYRNQDSDPNNHAGAGWRILGTEFDDTVTRVELTSGRSEYKSLYFGSFRDSGQKVPVPREVAAGSIPETVVAALARRGDEGDTGDVWQMQLVVTRTAQPLGAESAADRQLFDVCLARVLRHWKAQR